A genome region from Anastrepha obliqua isolate idAnaObli1 chromosome 4, idAnaObli1_1.0, whole genome shotgun sequence includes the following:
- the LOC129244761 gene encoding importin-11 yields MSAELTTPEMMVCQTLRAATDPNHEVVLKAEAQLAEWEIQPGFFPTLARFSTMNAGNEVGQQSMQIDLNVRWMAAVYLKNGVNKYWRRNVRHELPSEEKQQIREILLKNFSAEPVPQVALQIAVLMARIARIDCPRDWPELIPQLIKQLQICAQTDGDASEQQRVLLVLHHVVKALASRRMMAEKRVFEELAGNLFVYMKDLWDAFTTLFFHQLKTACVNVISTLERALLSMRILRKLTVYGFPKPFKVECCMHFLELLFARLKQCLECRYELQHLGAEEQLITLVEKFILKQMKTLTEFQDMHSSSFARFVPVALEFSFEHVFHERARLIFTENVINFGHFAIHCINLMKGIMMCSAYSNSANTGEQISAESDTAPHIALSDFFTNERLCYICDKIITHYFLLTQIELDQWMEDPEGFAQDDGGESWKYALRPCIESFFLTCFSQYQTNMTAEVVKYIRKAQQIELSPTSDLKDILLKDAIYNAAGLASFHFFNDIDFDSWFSNQLLSELRIESDNFRILRRRIIWLVAEWAAVKFSRSLRPLAYEACLHLLRSTEDMSIRLAASRTLSTLIGDFEFAPEPFLPYLEPAFNALFVLLGEARECDTKMNVLTIMSCLVEKMSDNIEPQADNLISYLPLLWKESEDYNMLRCAIICTLQQLAKALRDIPESMKPFLHNVIQLSTDLQEPSHIYLIEEGLALWVAVVENSTVMSPQLLALCKNLLPIIEMSSENLRIVLILIQAYILLDAHTFLDNYGMEFVQFCTRMFDDLRPEGIALMLKVFETCLKSDATYGLDLVRPALPYIFKQVYLDKEFPMLMSMYLMMVARVLLISQSIFTAVLQELQMPNALETILDVWIRKMPLVTEVEKRKLFALAFASIFTNDPILVERFPGIMQNIGDTLMDVMREEDDELDTTDNVESTANMPPRPAGEKPMKFCDSLVFLDEHDLDTSSYCIMDDFDYKTYHYDRCRQLSLKDPVHKIVLTEYLEWQLNSLRTQMGEDAYQQLMQSVYPGVLEKIGKFVKLNLNFQPN; encoded by the exons ATGAGTGCAGAGTTGACTACTCCCGAGATGATGGTGTGCCAAACCTTGCGCGCGGCCACAGATCCAAATCATGAGGTTGTTCTTAAAGCCGAGGCACAGCTGGCAGAGTGGGAAATACAGCCTGGATTTTTCCCCACTCTAGCTCGCTTCTCTACTATGAATGCTGGCAATGAAGTCGGGCAACAATCTATGCAGATAGATTTAAATGTTCGCTGGATGGCTGCTGTGTATTTAAAGAATGGCGTGAATAAGTACTGGAGACGTAATGTGCGACATGAATTGCCCAGCGAAGAGAAACAGCAAATTCGcgaaattttactgaaaaattttaGTGCAGAGCCAGTGCCGCAAGTTGCACTACAGATAGCCGTGCTTATGGCGCGAATAGCGCGCATTGATTGCCCTCGTGACTGGCCAGAGTTGATACCTCAGTTGATTAAACAGTTACAAATATGTGCACAGACTGATGGTGATGCCAGTGAACAACAACGGGTGCTGCTTGTTCTGCATCATGTAGTAAAGGCGCTGGCGTCACGACGCATGATGGCGGAAAAGCGGGTTTTTGAAGAGCTTGCCGGAAATTTATTCGTATATATGAAAGATTTATGGGATGCTTTCACAACTCTATTTTTTCATCAACTCAAGACGGCATGTGTGAATGTGATATCAACATTAGAACGTGCCCTACTTTCTATGCGCATTTTGCGAAAATTAACGGTGTACGGATTTCCAAAGCCTTTTAAAGTAGAGTGTTGTATGCACTTCCTGGAACTATTATTTGCACGTCTTAAACAGTGTTTAGAATGTCGTTATGAATTGCAGCATCTTGGAGCTGAAGAACAATTAATAACacttgtggagaagttcatatTAAAGCAGATGAAAACATTAACTGAGTTTCAAGATATGCACTCCAGTTCTTTTGCACGTTTTGTACCCGTTGCTCTAGAATTTAGCTTTGAACATGTCTTCCACGAGCGTGCTCGACTTATATTTACTGAAAACGTAATAAATTTCGGCCACTTTGCTATACATTGCATTAATCTTATGAAAGGCATAATGATGTGTAGTGCTTACTCAAATTCGGCAAATACCGGCGAACAGATTTCAGCAGAATCTGATACAGCCCCACATATAGCACTATCAGATTTTTTCACTAACGAGCGACTTTGTTATATCTGTGACAAAATAATAACACATTATTTCCTGTTGACGCAAATCGAGCTTGATCAGTGGATGGAAGATCCCGAAGGCTTCGCTCAAGATGATGGTGGTGAAAGCTGGAAGTATGCCCTTCGGCCTTGTATTGAATCGTTCTTCCTTACGTGTTTTAGCCAGTACCAGACAAATATGACAGCTGAAGTAGTAAAATATATCCGAAAAGCACAGCAAATCGAACTGTCGCCCACATCCGATCTGAAGGACATACTTTTAAAAGACGCCATATATAATGCTGCAGGGTTggcttcatttcatttttttaatgacattGATTTTGATTCTTGGTTTAGCAATCAACTTTTGTCAGAGCTTCGAATCGAAAGTGATAACTTTCGTATCCTTCGGCGCCGTATTATTTGGTTAGTAGCTGAGTGGGCGGCAGTTAAATTTTCACGAAGCTTACGTCCTCTGGCTTATGAAGCGTGTTTACATTTACTTCGATCTACTGAGGATATGTCTATACGACTAGCAGCTTCTCGCACTTTATCCACGTTGATTGGAGACTTCGAGTTTGCCCCAGAGCCTTTTCTACCATATTTGGAACCAGCATTTAATGCATTATTTGTGCTTTTAGGCGAGGCAAGGGAATGTGACACGAAAATGAATGTCTTGACAATAATGTCGTGTCTTGTGGAAAAAATGAGCGATAACATTGAACCACAAGCAGACAATCTGATATCGTATTTGCCCCTTCTATGGAAAGAAAGTGAAGACTACAACATGCTACGATGTGCTATTATTTGTACATTGCAGCAATTAGCAAAAGCGTTACGTGACATCCCCGAGTCCATGAAACCATTCCTGCACAACGTCATACAGCTCAGCACTGATCTTCAg GAACCTTCACATATTTACCTCATCGAGGAAGGTCTGGCGCTATGGGTTGCAGTTGTAGAAAATTCAACCGTTATGTCACCGCAGCTATTAGCATTATGCAAGAACCTTTTGCCAATTATAGAAATGTCCTCGGAGAATCTGCGAATAGTTCTGATCCTTATACAAGCATATATCCTTTTAGACGCACACACTTTTCTTGATAACTACGGCATGGAATTTGTCCAGTTCTGTACACGCATGTTCGATGATTTGCGGCCAGAAGGTATAGCTTTGATGCTCAAGGTGTTCGAAACTTGTTTGAAATCTGATGCGACCTACGGATTGGATTTAGTACGACCTGCCTTGCCTTACATTTTCAAGCAAGTGTATCTGGACAAAGAATTTCCTATGCTAATGTCGATGTATTTGATGATGGTTGCACGAGTACTACTTATTAGCCAATCTATATTTACTGCAGTGCTGCAGGAACTGCAAATGCCTAACGCATTGGAGACTATACTGGACGTATGGATTCGTAAAATGCCATTAGTGACAGAAGTTGAAAAGCGGAAACTTTTTGCACTTGCATTTGCATCGATATTCACCAATGATCCCATTTTAGTAGAACGTTTTCCAGGAATTATGCAAAATATTGGAGATACACTTATGGATGTAATGAGGGAAGAAGACGATGAATTGGATACTACAGATAACGTCGAAAGTACTGCAAATATGCCGCCCCGTCCAGCTGGGGAGAAACCAATGAAATTCTGCGACTCGTTGGTTTTTCTCGATGAACACGATTTGGATACAAGCAGTTACTGTATAATGGACGATTTTGACTATAAGACTTACCATTACGACCGCTGTAGACAACTGTCTCTTAAAGATCCAGTACATAAGATTGTGCTTACTGAATATTTGGAATGGCAACTAAATTCATTACGGACACAAATGGGAGAAGACGCGTATCAACAGTTGATGCAGTCCGTTTATCCGGGTGTATTAGAGAAGATCGGAAAGTTtgtcaaactaaatttaaattttcaacctAACTGA
- the LOC129246192 gene encoding protein Cep89 homolog — translation MKIIHFRTNFFVKMASAESGEKHVIITDLDLSDCQQQMQSKHPQDLNCKPHKKRHTEKQLHTISGNFNRRSRSAEHRSDGHNTNIKQNNRVNTYFNELLQSKEKQLETILQRLATLHKFNEQFDVQNKELRAHIHTLEERIDILQDEVANCGRCQELIQQLANCSNEKQAFASDVDMMQTLVYRLNVQIESYQDRLRLSKDANAKNITSDTGAGDMPTQTSSLSTWEEGALRTHTLSPLLQSYDEMIRDKEQLIQQYGQEFEHFTGELKRVLEENNRLLQQNESQRREVGSWREERTRMQAQVDVCRAKVDAQTKKSDLAKEKLVEVMHCYEQKMQSLVLDMEHLQSAYTRCKNELASLKSIAQQPPDSMAHALQECKTLLEQLKEQHSSEKQTLESTIEEFRMRHVEDNNKLAELKMESKTLVKELELQRQTAEELQLRTAHFQRTAEKIKRSRDRLKARLRIALQWAQKMEEGQENIQSTWDALKRLETIVKHKESQVRGLHARHLQEIDKMQKKLFQKEETIRNILKGKLAIGEQVQ, via the exons atgaaaataattcatttcAGAACGAACTTTTTTGTCAAGATGGCGTCGGCAGAAAGTGGGGAAAAACATGTAATCATCACAGACCTAGATCTGTCTGATTGTCAGCAACAAATGCAGTCAAAACATCCGCAGGATTTGAATTGTAAACCTCACAAAAAACGACATACAGAGAAACAACTTCACACCATTTCGGGCAATTTTAACCGTCGTTCCCGGTCGGCAGAACATCGCTCGGACGGACATAATaccaatattaaacaaaataaccgTGTTAATACTTATTTCAACGAATTG CTTcaatcaaaagaaaaacaactggAAACAATACTGCAACGTCTAGCCACCTTGCATAAATTCAATGAACAGTTCGACGTACAAAACAAAGAGCTTCGCGCGCATATACATACCCTAGAAGAGCGCATAGATATACTGCAAGATGAAGTTGCGAATTGTGGTCGTTGTCAAGAGCTGATTCAACAACTCGCCAACTGCTCAAATGAAAAGCAGGCATTTGCTTCGGATGTAGACATGATGCAGACTCTCGTTTATCGCCTTAATGTACAAATTGAAAGTTATCAGGATCGTTTGCGTTTATCTAAGGATGCTAATGCAAAAAACATAACAAGTGATACAGGTGCGGGTGATATGCCTACGCAGACATCTTCCCTTTCAACCTGGGAGGAGGGTGCGTTACGTACGCACACACTTTCGCCATTGCTACAGTCATATGACGAAATGATTCGTGACAAAGAACAGTTAATACAACAATATGGACAGGAATTTGAACACTTCACTGGCGAACTAAAACGCGTTCTAGAAGAAAACAATCGCTTGTTGCAACAAAATGAAAGCCAACGTCGAGAGGTTGGTTCTTGGCGTGAAGAACGTACCCGAATGCAAGCGCAAGTCGATGTTTGCCGTGCGAAAGTCgatgcacaaacaaaaaaatctgacTTAGCTAAAGAAAAACTAGTGGAAGTGATGCATTGCTATGAACAAAAAATGCAGTCCCTTGTTCTTGACATGGAACATTTACAATCGGCATATACGCGCTGCAAGAATGAACTGGCTTCATTGAAAAGTATCGCACAACAGCCACCTGACAGCATGGCGCACGCTTTGCAAGAATGTAAAACCCTTTTAGAACAGTTGAAAGAGCAGCACAGTAGCGAAAAGCAAACACTAGAAAGCACTATAGAAGAGTTTCGGATGCGCCATGTGGAAGATAATAACAAACTTGCTGAATTGAAAATGGAAAGTAAAACGTTAGTGAAGGAACTGGAACTACAGCGCCAAACAGcagaagagctccaacttcgcACTGCGCATTTCCAACGAACAGCGGAAAAAATAAAGCGCTCACGGGACCGGTTAAAAGCTCGACTTCGAATTGCCCTGCAATGGGCACAAAAAATGGAAGAAGGGCAAGAAAATATACAAAGTACTTGGGACGCCCTAAAACGTCTTGAGACCATCGTGAAGCATAAGGAGTCACAAGTGCGGGGACTACATGCTCGCCACTTACAGGAAATCGATAAAATGCAGAAGAAACTATTTCAGAAAGAGGAGACCATAAGGAATATTCTCAAAGGGAAACTTGCCATCGGCGAACAAGTGCAATAG
- the LOC129245894 gene encoding uncharacterized protein LOC129245894 isoform X2: MEHQNNCQHQQNHKKHDKSTRLSHYHQTLHHALEEDIASVATLMKMSTQSMASQNTPILTASSPVPAHKRPKSPRCLAMKIGSSYDSSRPAPRSPSVRSSYSAQNSYSDPFIITSRSGNVGSFSENPPRSPKITTTYTNDSCDDASSTPSYYQTPTSSSRSPKGISSQGNSMDSPSSATFLSGPATASPRRSPNSPRKFVFEAISPVVDPFYKKFEYYEPISPVDECTSKTYSGNCNDYFGTPPQGSASAQIFESRIQNSRNILCTSPLDRNFCLHDYNRDSNEMKPLEWEMSQIDEHCLNRDKYYVKRDSCVTDSTQVSLDSNDTTNSTMATATTSFSFSEPSKTDKISVKSISDETSPSEQRESCKHRRHAINITSNPCYQVLHSSHSTLDRTYSDSITSLRHRKSTSDLTNDSEGGPSKQKTLEGCNSTSYKPRRRGSSKGGLAYLASRRSSRESMKSNTSIFSNDDIGPLTFQASKRGQQRRTSNFLELPVPDHIRPRVCSLPDRPYNPRASDDLYRLRHFSISKGNVVNCGDSIISRRSRSNTSINSTNSRASERSPFEGSCCGGAYANVDSVPTSPDESDNIEPPPRYRIVMLGDSGVGKTALVNQFMTSEYMHTYDASLDDEFGEKTVSVLLDNEESELVFIDHPSVEMSVENSLSTYEPHGCVVVFSVVEKSSFRVAEEIIKYLWQENYIKDKAVILVGNKADLARARMIASQEGKALAAAHDAKFIETSSGIQHNVDELLVGILKQMRLKETREKKATSSKLKNSRTHISLHLAKEILQKICLSDISKSKSCENLHVL; this comes from the exons ATGGAACATCAAAACAATTGTCAACACCAACAGAATCATAAAAAGCATGACAAAAGTACCCGATTATCACACTATCATCAGACACTGCATCATGCTTTGGAAGAGGATATTGCTTCAGTAGCTACTTTAATGAAAATGTCCACACAATCAATGGCATCGCAAAACACCCCAATACTGACTGCATCCTCACCTGTACCAGCACATAAAAGACCTAAGTCCCCAAG ATGCTTAGCCATGAAAATCGGAAGTTCTTATGATTCATCGCGGCCAGCTCCACGAAGTCCTTCTGTACGTAGTTCTTACAGCGCGCAAAACTCTTACTCGGACCCGTTCATAATAACTAGCAGAAGTGGAAATGTGGGTAGCTTCAGCGAAAACCCGCCAAGGAGCCCAAAAATCACAACCACTTATACTAATGATAGTTGCGATGATGCCTCTTCCACACCGTCTTATTACCAAACACCTACTTCTAGCTCACGTAGTCCGAAAGGCATATCTTCGCAAGGAAATTCAATGGACTCACCTTCTTCTGCAACTTTTCTTAGCGGCCCCGCGACAGCATCCCCTCGTCGAAGTCCTAACTCACCTAGAAAGTTCGTGTTTGAAGCTATAAGCCCAGTCGTGGACCcattctataaaaaatttgaatattacgAACCAATATCGCCTGTAGACGAATGTACTTCTAAAACATATAGTGGAAATTGTAATGACTATTTTGGAACACCACCACAAGGATCAGCATCCGCACAAATTTTTGAATCAAGAATACAAAATTCGAGAAATATTCTATGTACATCACCTTTAGATAGAAATTTCTGTTTACATGATTACAATCGTGACAGCAATGAAATGAAGCCGTTGGAGTGGGAAATGTCACAAATTGATGAACATTGTTTGAACCGTGACAAGTATTATGTAAAGCGAGATTCTTGTGTTACGGATAGCACTCAAGTTTCACTTGATTCGAATGACACCACAAATAGTACTATGGCAACAGCTACTACTTCTTTTAGTTTTTCGGAGCCTTCCAAAACCGATAAGATTTCGGTTAAAAGTATTTCTGATGAAACCAGCCCTTCAGAGCAACGCGAAAGCTGTAAACATCGTCGTCATGCTATTAATATAACCTCTAACCCCTGCTATCAG GTGCTGCATAGTTCTCATTCTACATTAGATCGTACTTATTCAGACAGTATTACATCCTTACGACACCGAAAATCGACCAGCGATTTGACCAATGATTCCGAAGGTGGTCCAAGCAAGCAGAAAACCCTAGAAGGATGTAACTCTACCAGTTATAAGCCAAGACGACGGGGTAGTTCTAAAGGAGGATTAGCTTATTTAGCTAGTCGTCGTAGTTCTCGAGAGTCTATGAAAAGTAATACATCAATTTTTTCCAATGATGATATAGGGCCACTAACCTTCCAAGCATCCAAACGCGGTCAACAACGCCGCACATCAAATTTTCTGGAACTTCCAG TTCCAGATCATATACGACCACGTGTTTGCTCTCTACCTGACCGTCCTTATAATCCACGTGCTAGTGATGATCTTTACCGACTAAGACACTTCTCAATAAGCAAAGGGAATGTTGTAAATTGTGGTGACTCCATTATATCAAGACGATCGCGCAGTAACACCAGTATTAATTCTACCAATAGCAG AGCTAGTGAACGTTCACCTTTTGAAGGATCGTGTTGTGGTGGAGCATATGCAAATGTTGATTCGGTGCCAACTTCCCCAGACGAATCTGATAATATTGAGCCTCCACCGCG ATATCGTATTGTTATGTTAGGTGATTCTGGCGTTGGAAAAACTGCCTTAGTTAATCAATTTATGACTTCggaatatatgcatacatacgacGCCAGTCTAG ATGACGAGTTCGGTGAAAAGACCGTGAGCGTATTGTTGGATAACGAAGAATCTGAATTGGTTTTCATTGATCATCCAAGCGTGGAAATGAGT GTGGAAAACTCTTTATCAACATACGAGCCACACGGTTGTGTTGTAGTTTTCTCCGTAGTCGAAAAATCATCGTTCCGTGTTGCAGAAGAAATTATAAAGTACTTGTGGCAAGAGAACTACATTAAAGATAAAGCCGTTATTCTCGTGGGGAACAAAGCAGATCTGGCCCGTGCACGGATGATAGCATCACAAG AGGGCAAAGCATTGGCTGCTGCGCATGACGCTAAATTTATAGAAACCTCCAGTGGCATCCAACACAATGTTGATGAATTGTTGGTAGGAATACTAAAACAA ATGCGTTTAAAGGAAACACGCGAGAAGAAAGCTACCTCATCGAAGCTGAAAAATTCCCGTACACACATATCGCTGCATTTGGCTAaggaaatattacaaaaaatatgtctCAGTGATATTTCCAAATCGAAAAGCTGTGAGAATTTACATGTCCTATAA
- the LOC129245894 gene encoding uncharacterized protein LOC129245894 isoform X1: protein MEHQNNCQHQQNHKKHDKSTRLSHYHQTLHHALEEDIASVATLMKMSTQSMASQNTPILTASSPVPAHKRPKSPRCLAMKIGSSYDSSRPAPRSPSVRSSYSAQNSYSDPFIITSRSGNVGSFSENPPRSPKITTTYTNDSCDDASSTPSYYQTPTSSSRSPKGISSQGNSMDSPSSATFLSGPATASPRRSPNSPRKFVFEAISPVVDPFYKKFEYYEPISPVDECTSKTYSGNCNDYFGTPPQGSASAQIFESRIQNSRNILCTSPLDRNFCLHDYNRDSNEMKPLEWEMSQIDEHCLNRDKYYVKRDSCVTDSTQVSLDSNDTTNSTMATATTSFSFSEPSKTDKISVKSISDETSPSEQRESCKHRRHAINITSNPCYQVLHSSHSTLDRTYSDSITSLRHRKSTSDLTNDSEGGPSKQKTLEGCNSTSYKPRRRGSSKGGLAYLASRRSSRESMKSNTSIFSNDDIGPLTFQASKRGQQRRTSNFLELPVPDHIRPRVCSLPDRPYNPRASDDLYRLRHFSISKGNVVNCGDSIISRRSRSNTSINSTNSRASERSPFEGSCCGGAYANVDSVPTSPDESDNIEPPPRYRIVMLGDSGVGKTALVNQFMTSEYMHTYDASLVVDDEFGEKTVSVLLDNEESELVFIDHPSVEMSVENSLSTYEPHGCVVVFSVVEKSSFRVAEEIIKYLWQENYIKDKAVILVGNKADLARARMIASQEGKALAAAHDAKFIETSSGIQHNVDELLVGILKQMRLKETREKKATSSKLKNSRTHISLHLAKEILQKICLSDISKSKSCENLHVL, encoded by the exons ATGGAACATCAAAACAATTGTCAACACCAACAGAATCATAAAAAGCATGACAAAAGTACCCGATTATCACACTATCATCAGACACTGCATCATGCTTTGGAAGAGGATATTGCTTCAGTAGCTACTTTAATGAAAATGTCCACACAATCAATGGCATCGCAAAACACCCCAATACTGACTGCATCCTCACCTGTACCAGCACATAAAAGACCTAAGTCCCCAAG ATGCTTAGCCATGAAAATCGGAAGTTCTTATGATTCATCGCGGCCAGCTCCACGAAGTCCTTCTGTACGTAGTTCTTACAGCGCGCAAAACTCTTACTCGGACCCGTTCATAATAACTAGCAGAAGTGGAAATGTGGGTAGCTTCAGCGAAAACCCGCCAAGGAGCCCAAAAATCACAACCACTTATACTAATGATAGTTGCGATGATGCCTCTTCCACACCGTCTTATTACCAAACACCTACTTCTAGCTCACGTAGTCCGAAAGGCATATCTTCGCAAGGAAATTCAATGGACTCACCTTCTTCTGCAACTTTTCTTAGCGGCCCCGCGACAGCATCCCCTCGTCGAAGTCCTAACTCACCTAGAAAGTTCGTGTTTGAAGCTATAAGCCCAGTCGTGGACCcattctataaaaaatttgaatattacgAACCAATATCGCCTGTAGACGAATGTACTTCTAAAACATATAGTGGAAATTGTAATGACTATTTTGGAACACCACCACAAGGATCAGCATCCGCACAAATTTTTGAATCAAGAATACAAAATTCGAGAAATATTCTATGTACATCACCTTTAGATAGAAATTTCTGTTTACATGATTACAATCGTGACAGCAATGAAATGAAGCCGTTGGAGTGGGAAATGTCACAAATTGATGAACATTGTTTGAACCGTGACAAGTATTATGTAAAGCGAGATTCTTGTGTTACGGATAGCACTCAAGTTTCACTTGATTCGAATGACACCACAAATAGTACTATGGCAACAGCTACTACTTCTTTTAGTTTTTCGGAGCCTTCCAAAACCGATAAGATTTCGGTTAAAAGTATTTCTGATGAAACCAGCCCTTCAGAGCAACGCGAAAGCTGTAAACATCGTCGTCATGCTATTAATATAACCTCTAACCCCTGCTATCAG GTGCTGCATAGTTCTCATTCTACATTAGATCGTACTTATTCAGACAGTATTACATCCTTACGACACCGAAAATCGACCAGCGATTTGACCAATGATTCCGAAGGTGGTCCAAGCAAGCAGAAAACCCTAGAAGGATGTAACTCTACCAGTTATAAGCCAAGACGACGGGGTAGTTCTAAAGGAGGATTAGCTTATTTAGCTAGTCGTCGTAGTTCTCGAGAGTCTATGAAAAGTAATACATCAATTTTTTCCAATGATGATATAGGGCCACTAACCTTCCAAGCATCCAAACGCGGTCAACAACGCCGCACATCAAATTTTCTGGAACTTCCAG TTCCAGATCATATACGACCACGTGTTTGCTCTCTACCTGACCGTCCTTATAATCCACGTGCTAGTGATGATCTTTACCGACTAAGACACTTCTCAATAAGCAAAGGGAATGTTGTAAATTGTGGTGACTCCATTATATCAAGACGATCGCGCAGTAACACCAGTATTAATTCTACCAATAGCAG AGCTAGTGAACGTTCACCTTTTGAAGGATCGTGTTGTGGTGGAGCATATGCAAATGTTGATTCGGTGCCAACTTCCCCAGACGAATCTGATAATATTGAGCCTCCACCGCG ATATCGTATTGTTATGTTAGGTGATTCTGGCGTTGGAAAAACTGCCTTAGTTAATCAATTTATGACTTCggaatatatgcatacatacgacGCCAGTCTAG TTGTAGATGACGAGTTCGGTGAAAAGACCGTGAGCGTATTGTTGGATAACGAAGAATCTGAATTGGTTTTCATTGATCATCCAAGCGTGGAAATGAGT GTGGAAAACTCTTTATCAACATACGAGCCACACGGTTGTGTTGTAGTTTTCTCCGTAGTCGAAAAATCATCGTTCCGTGTTGCAGAAGAAATTATAAAGTACTTGTGGCAAGAGAACTACATTAAAGATAAAGCCGTTATTCTCGTGGGGAACAAAGCAGATCTGGCCCGTGCACGGATGATAGCATCACAAG AGGGCAAAGCATTGGCTGCTGCGCATGACGCTAAATTTATAGAAACCTCCAGTGGCATCCAACACAATGTTGATGAATTGTTGGTAGGAATACTAAAACAA ATGCGTTTAAAGGAAACACGCGAGAAGAAAGCTACCTCATCGAAGCTGAAAAATTCCCGTACACACATATCGCTGCATTTGGCTAaggaaatattacaaaaaatatgtctCAGTGATATTTCCAAATCGAAAAGCTGTGAGAATTTACATGTCCTATAA